A window from Electrophorus electricus isolate fEleEle1 chromosome 7, fEleEle1.pri, whole genome shotgun sequence encodes these proteins:
- the sugp1 gene encoding SURP and G-patch domain-containing protein 1 isoform X1, with translation MESNDAGRGGWKNKFAQKSKINVIMRQEELIAQKKREIEAKMAEQAKQNMSAPSKPLPQSPPSSQGPSSNKFVNDGSFLQQFLQMQKEKSNTDSVCNSDSRIHTSSSSSSSSPSSSSSSSQSPATAASQTQKKSILVGKRPGLGVSSMLSQFKSYSQPRKSLLQIPRPSVFSSPDEDEDEEDDAPFLEIKVSPPEDEDLGLIIDRMAAFIAEGGPELERKAVEDYKDNPVFSFLVEKDSKEYLYFRKRVAQLRQEIHAKDSSTRADVSPSVDESTRKVAEKLARFVADGGPEVEAIATKHNHDNPAFRFLYDHQSPAHRFYKAKVEEYRQSKNSSTASPHLEPLPSSERLVTMLHSSASSSARVEPRDQEAGPASSKRKRKSRWGAEDDKVELPIPPIVAPEMPTDQETASLSAQELRGLGYKKGKPVGLVGVTELSEDQKKQLKEQQEMQEMFDMIMKHKRAMQEMQLMWEKAVRDHQHEYDSDEEIDSQAGTWEHRLRKMEMEKTREWAEQLTEMGKGKHFIGDFLPPDELEKFMETFKALKEGRDPDYSEYKEFKLTVENIGFKMLMKMGWKEGEGLGTEGQGIKTPVNRGTTAVDGAGFGVDRPAELSKNDDEYDAFRKRMMLAYRFRPNPLNNPRRPYY, from the exons ATGGAGTCAAACGACGCAG GTCGTGGAGGCTGGAAGAATAAGTTTGCTCAAAAGAGCAAGATTAACGTTATCATGCGGCAGGAAGAGCTGATAGCCCAGAAAAAGCGAGAGATAGAAGCAAAGATGGCCGAGCAAGCTAAACAGAACATGTCAGCTCCTAGCAAACCATTGCCACAAAG ccCCCCGAGTTCACAGGGTCCAAGCTCAAACAAGTTTGTGAATGATGGGAGTTTCCTTCAGCAGTTTCTGCAGATGCAGAAGGAGAAATCCAACACAGACTCAG TATGCAACAGTGACTCCAGAATCCAcacgtcgtcgtcgtcgtcgtcgtcatcaccgtcatcatcatcatcatcatcgcagAGCCCAGCGACAGCTGCCTCTCAGACCCAGAAGAAGAGCATTCTGGTTGGAAAACGTCCTGGTTTGGGTGTCAGCAGCATGCTCAGTCAGTTTAAGAGCTACTCACAGCCCAGAAAGTCCCTGCTTCAGATCCCACGGCCAAGTGTCTTTAGCTCCCCAGAtgaggacgaggacgaggaggatGATGCCCCGTTTCTGGAAATCAAAG TTTCCCCCCCAGAGGATGAAGACTTGGGCCTCATCATCGACCGGATGGCTGCTTTCATAGCCGAAGGAGGCCCAGAGCTCGAGAGGAAAGCCGTGGAAGACTACAAGGACAATCCCGTCTTCTC ATTCTTGGTTGAAAAAGACAGCAAGGAATATCTGTACTTTCGCAAGAGAGTAGCTCAGCTGAGACAAGAGATCCATGCAAAAGATTCATCCACACGAGCTGATG TCTCCCCCTCAGTGGACGAGAGCACGAGGAAGGTGGCGGAGAAGCTGGCCCGCTTCGTGGCCGACGGAGGGCCAGAGGTGGAGGCCATCGCTACCAAGCACAACCACGACAACCCTGCCTTCCG CTTTCTCTACGATCACCAAAGCCCAGCTCACCGCTTCTACAAGGCCAAAGTGGAGGAGTACCGTCAATCCAAAAACAGCTCTACAGCGTCCCCTCATCTTGAACCTCTGCCGTCCTCCGAGCGGCTCGTGACCATGCTGCacagctccgcctccagctcAGCCCGGGTGGAGCCTCGGGACCAGGAGGCGGGGCCTGCGAGCAGCAAACGGAAGAGGAAGAGCCGCTGGGGGGCTGAAGACGACAAAGTGGAGCTGCCCATCCCCCCGATTGTTGCCCCCGAGATGCCCACAGACCAGGAAACGGCGTCACTTTCTG CTCAGGAGCTGAGGGGACTGGGTTATAAGAAGGGGAAGCCAGTCGGTCTGGTTGGTGTCACTGAGCTGTCGGAGGACCAGAAAAAACAGCTCAAAGAACAGCAGGAA ATGCAGGAGATGTTCGATATGATCATGAAACACAAGCGAGCCATGCAGGAGATGCAGCTGATGTGGGAGAAGGCAGTGCGTGACCACCAGCACGAGTACGACAGCGATGAGGAGATCGACAGCCAGGCTGGCACCTGGGAACACAGACTCCgaaagatggagatggagaaaacTAGAG AGTGGGCGGAACAGCTGACTGAGATGGGAAAAGGGAAACATTTCATTGGTGACTTCCTGCCACCTGACGAGCTGGAGAAGTTCATGGAAACGTTTAAGGCTCTAAAG GAGGGCAGGGACCCCGACTACTCGGAGTACAAGGAGTTCAAGCTGACAGTGGAGAACATCGGCTTTAAAATGCTGATGAAGATGGGCTGGAAGGAGGGAGAAGGTCTGGGCACGGAGGGCCAGGGCATCAAAACCCCCGTCAACAG aggCACCACTGCAGTAGATGGTGCAGGATTTGGGGTGGACCGACCTGCTGAACTCTCTAAAAATGATGACGAGTACGATGCTTTCCGCAAGAGGATGATGCTGGCCTACCGTTTCAGACCAAACCCTCTG AATAATCCAAGGAGACCATACTACTGA
- the sugp1 gene encoding SURP and G-patch domain-containing protein 1 isoform X2, whose translation MESNDAGRGGWKNKFAQKSKINVIMRQEELIAQKKREIEAKMAEQAKQNMSAPSKPLPQSPPSSQGPSSNKFVNDGSFLQQFLQMQKEKSNTDSVCNSDSRIHTSSSSSSSSPSSSSSSSQSPATAASQTQKKSILVGKRPGLGVSSMLSQFKSYSQPRKSLLQIPRPSVFSSPDEDEDEEDDAPFLEIKVSPPEDEDLGLIIDRMAAFIAEGGPELERKAVEDYKDNPVFSFLVEKDSKEYLYFRKRVAQLRQEIHAKDSSTRADVSPSVDESTRKVAEKLARFVADGGPEVEAIATKHNHDNPAFRPAHRFYKAKVEEYRQSKNSSTASPHLEPLPSSERLVTMLHSSASSSARVEPRDQEAGPASSKRKRKSRWGAEDDKVELPIPPIVAPEMPTDQETASLSAQELRGLGYKKGKPVGLVGVTELSEDQKKQLKEQQEMQEMFDMIMKHKRAMQEMQLMWEKAVRDHQHEYDSDEEIDSQAGTWEHRLRKMEMEKTREWAEQLTEMGKGKHFIGDFLPPDELEKFMETFKALKEGRDPDYSEYKEFKLTVENIGFKMLMKMGWKEGEGLGTEGQGIKTPVNRGTTAVDGAGFGVDRPAELSKNDDEYDAFRKRMMLAYRFRPNPLNNPRRPYY comes from the exons ATGGAGTCAAACGACGCAG GTCGTGGAGGCTGGAAGAATAAGTTTGCTCAAAAGAGCAAGATTAACGTTATCATGCGGCAGGAAGAGCTGATAGCCCAGAAAAAGCGAGAGATAGAAGCAAAGATGGCCGAGCAAGCTAAACAGAACATGTCAGCTCCTAGCAAACCATTGCCACAAAG ccCCCCGAGTTCACAGGGTCCAAGCTCAAACAAGTTTGTGAATGATGGGAGTTTCCTTCAGCAGTTTCTGCAGATGCAGAAGGAGAAATCCAACACAGACTCAG TATGCAACAGTGACTCCAGAATCCAcacgtcgtcgtcgtcgtcgtcgtcatcaccgtcatcatcatcatcatcatcgcagAGCCCAGCGACAGCTGCCTCTCAGACCCAGAAGAAGAGCATTCTGGTTGGAAAACGTCCTGGTTTGGGTGTCAGCAGCATGCTCAGTCAGTTTAAGAGCTACTCACAGCCCAGAAAGTCCCTGCTTCAGATCCCACGGCCAAGTGTCTTTAGCTCCCCAGAtgaggacgaggacgaggaggatGATGCCCCGTTTCTGGAAATCAAAG TTTCCCCCCCAGAGGATGAAGACTTGGGCCTCATCATCGACCGGATGGCTGCTTTCATAGCCGAAGGAGGCCCAGAGCTCGAGAGGAAAGCCGTGGAAGACTACAAGGACAATCCCGTCTTCTC ATTCTTGGTTGAAAAAGACAGCAAGGAATATCTGTACTTTCGCAAGAGAGTAGCTCAGCTGAGACAAGAGATCCATGCAAAAGATTCATCCACACGAGCTGATG TCTCCCCCTCAGTGGACGAGAGCACGAGGAAGGTGGCGGAGAAGCTGGCCCGCTTCGTGGCCGACGGAGGGCCAGAGGTGGAGGCCATCGCTACCAAGCACAACCACGACAACCCTGCCTTCCG CCCAGCTCACCGCTTCTACAAGGCCAAAGTGGAGGAGTACCGTCAATCCAAAAACAGCTCTACAGCGTCCCCTCATCTTGAACCTCTGCCGTCCTCCGAGCGGCTCGTGACCATGCTGCacagctccgcctccagctcAGCCCGGGTGGAGCCTCGGGACCAGGAGGCGGGGCCTGCGAGCAGCAAACGGAAGAGGAAGAGCCGCTGGGGGGCTGAAGACGACAAAGTGGAGCTGCCCATCCCCCCGATTGTTGCCCCCGAGATGCCCACAGACCAGGAAACGGCGTCACTTTCTG CTCAGGAGCTGAGGGGACTGGGTTATAAGAAGGGGAAGCCAGTCGGTCTGGTTGGTGTCACTGAGCTGTCGGAGGACCAGAAAAAACAGCTCAAAGAACAGCAGGAA ATGCAGGAGATGTTCGATATGATCATGAAACACAAGCGAGCCATGCAGGAGATGCAGCTGATGTGGGAGAAGGCAGTGCGTGACCACCAGCACGAGTACGACAGCGATGAGGAGATCGACAGCCAGGCTGGCACCTGGGAACACAGACTCCgaaagatggagatggagaaaacTAGAG AGTGGGCGGAACAGCTGACTGAGATGGGAAAAGGGAAACATTTCATTGGTGACTTCCTGCCACCTGACGAGCTGGAGAAGTTCATGGAAACGTTTAAGGCTCTAAAG GAGGGCAGGGACCCCGACTACTCGGAGTACAAGGAGTTCAAGCTGACAGTGGAGAACATCGGCTTTAAAATGCTGATGAAGATGGGCTGGAAGGAGGGAGAAGGTCTGGGCACGGAGGGCCAGGGCATCAAAACCCCCGTCAACAG aggCACCACTGCAGTAGATGGTGCAGGATTTGGGGTGGACCGACCTGCTGAACTCTCTAAAAATGATGACGAGTACGATGCTTTCCGCAAGAGGATGATGCTGGCCTACCGTTTCAGACCAAACCCTCTG AATAATCCAAGGAGACCATACTACTGA
- the mau2 gene encoding MAU2 chromatid cohesion factor homolog, translating into MATGGEAPEPWYLALLGFAEHFRTSSPPKIRLCVHCLQAVFQFKPPQRVEARTHLQLGSVLYHHTKNSDLARNHLEKAWFISQQVSQFEDVKFEAASLLSELYCQQNLVDSAKPLLRKAIQISQQTPYWHCRLLFQLAQLHTLEKDLVSACDLLGVGAEYARVVGSEYTRALFLLSKGMLLLMERKLQEVHPLLTLCGQIVENWQGNPIQKESLRVFFLVLQVTHYLDAGQVKSVKPCLKQLQQCIQTISTLHDDEILPSNPADLFHWLPKEHMCVLVYLVTVMHSMQAGYLEKAQKYTDKALMQLEKLKMLDCSPILSSFQVILLEHIIMCRLVTGHKATALQEISQVCQLCQQSPRLFSNHAAQLHTLLGLYCISVNCMDNAEAQFTTALRLTTHQELWTFIVTNLASVYIREGNRHQELYSLLERINPDHNFPVSSHCLRAAAFYIRGLLSFFQGRYNEAKRFLRETLKMSNAEDLNRLTACSLVLLGHIFYVLGNHRESNNMVVPAMQLASKIPDMSVQLWSSALLKDLNKACGNTIDAHEAAQMHQNFSQQLLQDHIAACSLPEHNLISWTDGPPPVQIQAQNGPTTSLASLL; encoded by the exons ATGGCGACTGGCGGAGAGGCCCCGGAGCCCTGGTACCTTGCGCTGCTCGGCTTTGCCGAACATTTTCGCACTTCCAGTCCTCCTAAAATTCGCCTGTGCGTACACTGTCTCCAAGCTGTGTTTCAGTTTAAGCCTCCGCAGAGAGTAGAAGCACGGACGCACCTTCAGCTTGGCTCGGTGTTGTATCACCACACCAAGAACAGCGATCTCGCCCGGAATCATCTTGAGAAAGCG TGGTTCATCTCGCAACAA GTTTCACAGTTCGAAGATGTTAAATTCGAGGCTGCCAGTCTCCTCTCTGAGCTCTACTGCCAACAG AACTTGGTTGATTCTGCTAAGCCGTTACTACGCAAAGCCATCCAGATATCCCAGCAGACTCCTTACTGGCACTGCAGATTGCTATTCCAGCTAGCT caactacacacactagAGAAGGACTTGGTGTCTGCGTGCGACCTTTTGGGAGTAGGAGCCGAATATGCCAGAGTCGTGGGTTCTGAGTATACCAG AGCCCTGTTTCTTCTGAGCAAAGGGATG TTGCTGCTGATGGAACGTAAGCTCCAGGAGGTGCACCCTTTGCTCACGTTGTGTGGGCAGATTGTGGAAAACTGGCAGGGAAACCCAATACAAAAGGAGTCCCTCCGGGTCTTTTTCTTAGTTTTGCAGGTCACACATTACCTGGACGCTGGACAG gTCAAGAGCGTGAAGCCGTGTCTgaagcagctgcagcagtgtaTCCAGACCATCTCCACGCTTCACGATGATGAGATCCTACCCAGTAACCCTGCAGACCTCTTCCACTGGCTACCCAAGGAGCACATGTGTGTGCTCGTTTACCTG GTGACAGTCATGCACTCAATGCAAGCTGGCTACCTGGAGAAAGCACAGAAGTACACAGACAAGGCACTCATGCAACTAGAAAAACTAAAAA TGCTGGACTGCAGTCCCATCCTGTCCTCATTCCAAGTCATCCTGCTGGAACACATCATAATGTGTCGCCTGGTTACGGGACACAAGGCGACAGCACTGCAGGAG ATCTCTCAGGTGTGCCAGTTGTGTCAGCAGTCTCCACGCTTGTTCTCCAACCACGCGGCTCAGCTCCACACACTATTA gGGCTTTACTGCATTTCAGTGAACTGTATGGACAACGCAGAGGCGCAGTTCACCACGGCCTTACGG CTAACCACGCACCAGGAGTTGTGGACCTTCATCGTCACCAACCTGGCCAGCGTCTACATCAGAGAAGGCAACCGGCACCAAGAG CTCTATAGTCTGCTAGAGAGGATAAACCCTGACCACAACTTTCctgtgag CTCTCACTGTCTCCGTGCTGCAGCCTTTTATATTCGCGGACTGCTATCCTTCTTCCAAGGCCGCTACAACGAGGCCAA GCGTTTCCTTCGTGAAACTCTAAAGATGTCCAATGCAGAGGATCTAAATCGACTGACGGCCTGCTCCCTTGTTCTCCTTGGACACATATTCTACGTGCTGGGAAATCACAGG GAGAGCAACAACATGGTGGTTCCAGCCATGCAGTTGGCCAGCAAGATTCCTGACATGTCTGTACAGCTGTGGTCCTCTGCTCTGCTCAAAG ATCTGAACAAGGCCTGTGGGAACACGATAGACGCACATGAGGCCGCGCAGATGCACCAGAACTTCTCCCAGCAGCTCCTGCAGGACCACATAGCTGCTTGCAGCCTGCCTGAGCACAACCTCATCAGT TGGACAGATGGACCTCCTCCAGTGCAGATCCAAGCTCAGAATGGACCGACAACCAGTCTGGCCAGCCTGCTTTGA
- the LOC113582886 gene encoding transcriptional repressor p66-alpha-like isoform X1 yields MSDEAVRQTRSQKRALERDSLPVDLDVKKVKMEAGGAERDDRPVLRPRPEAASAPTRGSTFLNASEVKATIKVEVQAREEPVDMSTTRSDVKKEKRPLSPDDVIVLSDNEPSSPQMNGAGHFKELDTDLLMKSSPEERERIIKQLKEELRLEEAKLVLLKKLRQSQIHKDTSAQKTLGSGCVATPPPLVRGTVSSKGAQPVLAGRSSGTVIPPPLVRGGQVSKHGSQNSQIIMPPLVRGAQPISVTPQQIASLRQQQQQQYSGSGPPPLLLAPRAAVPAAAHAQKLIQPGIIRVANVPSANLLVNVSQSTATNLKTSLGSTQGGASSAGDSPASRQAAAKLALRKQLEKTLLEIPPPKPPAPELNFLPSAANNEFIYLVGLEEVVQCLLDALGRGKQGGSQPTTALDPFTCSQCQTDFTCRWRKEKGGAIMCEQCMSTNQKKALKAEHTNRLKAAFVKALQQEQEIEQRILQQASSPLPHSPSTSSSSSSSSAHAAKAESQVILSQHMKQRPATSLQTQQPTRSSQPIGRHHSSISQSSSQLSRSVQQTVGALRGVPHAFSPSSQLQNAVAAAALVSRPGKHAVRQGSKVSTSNNGSGGSRMGGSAGSRNSNPAPSSGWRKQNSVAPGVTMAYVNPSLSVHKTSSSAVERQREYLLDMIPSRSISQTANTWK; encoded by the exons ATGTCCGACGAGGCCGTGCGTCAGACGCGGAGTCAGAAGCGTGCTCTGGAGCGCGACTCGCTGCCCGTGGACCTGGACGTGAAGAAGGTGAAGATGGAGGCAGGCGGCGCCGAGCGGGATGACCGGCCCGTGCTGCGGCCCAGGCCTGAGGCTGCCTCCGCCCCCACGCGGGGCTCCACCTTCCTCAACGCCAGCGAGGTGAAGGCCACCATCAAGGTGGAGGTGCAGGCCAGGGAGGAGCCCGTGGACATGAGCACCACCCGAAG TGATGTTAAAAAAGAGAAGCGGCCTCTGTCGCCAGACGACGTCATTGTCCTCTCTGACAACGAGCCGTCCAGCCCGCAGATGAATGGCGCGGGCCACTTTAAAGAGCTTGACACGGACCTGCTCATG aagagCAGtcctgaggagagagagcgcatcATTAAACAGCTGAAGGAGGAGCTGAGGTTGGAGGAAGCCAAGCTGGTGCTGCTGAAGAAACTCCGCCAGAGCCAGATACACAAAGACACCAGCGCACaaaag ACGTTGGGTTCAGGCTGTGTggccacacctcctcctctggtGCGGGGCACAGTGTCCAGCAAAGGAGCGCAGCCT GTTCTGGCGGGACGCAGCTCGGGGACAGTGATCCCGCCTCCTCTGGTGCGTGGGGGCCAGGTGTCCAAACACGGCTCTCAGAACTCTCAAATCATCATGCCGCCACTCGTGAGAGGAGCCCAG CCCATCTCGGTGACGCCCCAGCAGATTGCCAGCCTgcggcagcagcagcaacagcagtaCTCGGGGTCGGGGCCACCACCCCTGCTTCTGGCTCCCCGCGCCGCTGTGCCCGCTGCCGCACACGCCCAGAAGCTCATCCAGCCGGGCATCATCCGCGTGGCCAACGTGCCCAGCGCCAACCTGCTCGTGAACGTCAGTCAG TCCACCGCCACCAACCTCAAGACGTCCCTGGGTAGCACGCAGGGGGGCGCGTCCAGCGCCGGAGACTCCCCGGCCAGCCGCCAGGCGGCCGCCAAGCTGGCCCTGCGGAAGCAGCTGGAGAAGACCCTGCTGGAGATCCCGCCCCCAAAGCCACCTGCCCCCGAGCTCAACTTCCTGCCCTCGGCTGCCAACAACGAATTCATCTACCTGGTGGGGCTGGAAGAGGTGGTGCAGTGCCTGCTGGATGCGCTGGGCAGAG gcaagCAGGGAGGCTCTCAGCCCACCACTGCCCTGGACCCTTTCACCTGCTCCCAGTGCCAGACCGACTTCACCTGCCGCTGGCGGAAAGAAAAGGGCGGCGCCATCATGTGCGAGCAGTGCATGTCTACCAATCAGAAGAAGGCGCTGAAGGCCGAGCACACCAATCGGCTGAAGGCGGCCTTCGTCAAGGCCCTGCAGCAAGAGCAGGAGATCGAGCAGCGCATTCTGCAGCAGGCGTCCTCGCCCCTCCCCCATTCCCCTtccacatcctcctcctcctcctcctcctcggcccACGCGGCCAAAGCCGAGTCACAGGTGATCCTCTCCCAGCACATGAAGCAGCGGCCTGCCACCTCGCTCCAGACTCAGCAGCCCACTAGATCCAGCCAGCCAATCGGACGCCACCATTCCAGTATCTCACAG AGTTCGTCTCAGCTGTCTCGCAGCGTTCAGCAGACGGTGGGCGCCCTGCGCGGCGTCCCGCACGCCTTCTCCCCATCGTCTCAGCTCCAGAATGCCGTGGCCGCCGCCGCGCTGGTCAGCAGGCCAGGTAAGCATGCTGTGCgtcaggggtcaaaggtcagcaccAGCAACAACGGCAGCGGCGGCAGCAGGATGGGCGGCAGTGCCGGCAGCAGGAACTCTAACCCCGCCCCTTCCTCCGGCTGGAGGAAGCAGAACAGCGTTGCGCCAG GTGTGACTATGGCCTACGTgaaccccagtctgtctgtgcacAAGACGTCGTCCTCGGCTGTGGAGCGTCAGAGAGAGTACCTTTTAGACATGATTCCCTCCAGATCCATCTCCCAGACCGCAAACACATGGAAATAA
- the LOC113582886 gene encoding transcriptional repressor p66-alpha-like isoform X2 codes for MSDEAVRQTRSQKRALERDSLPVDLDVKKVKMEAGGAERDDRPVLRPRPEAASAPTRGSTFLNASEVKATIKVEVQAREEPVDMSTTRSDVKKEKRPLSPDDVIVLSDNEPSSPQMNGAGHFKELDTDLLMKSSPEERERIIKQLKEELRLEEAKLVLLKKLRQSQIHKDTSAQKTLGSGCVATPPPLVRGTVSSKGAQPVLAGRSSGTVIPPPLVRGGQVSKHGSQNSQIIMPPLVRGAQPISVTPQQIASLRQQQQQQYSGSGPPPLLLAPRAAVPAAAHAQKLIQPGIIRVANVPSANLLVNVSQSTATNLKTSLGSTQGGASSAGDSPASRQAAAKLALRKQLEKTLLEIPPPKPPAPELNFLPSAANNEFIYLVGLEEVVQCLLDALGRGKQGGSQPTTALDPFTCSQCQTDFTCRWRKEKGGAIMCEQCMSTNQKKALKAEHTNRLKAAFVKALQQEQEIEQRILQQASSPLPHSPSTSSSSSSSSAHAAKAESQVILSQHMKQRPATSLQTQQPTRSSQPIGRHHSSISQSSSQLSRSVQQTVGALRGVPHAFSPSSQLQNAVAAAALVSRPGVTMAYVNPSLSVHKTSSSAVERQREYLLDMIPSRSISQTANTWK; via the exons ATGTCCGACGAGGCCGTGCGTCAGACGCGGAGTCAGAAGCGTGCTCTGGAGCGCGACTCGCTGCCCGTGGACCTGGACGTGAAGAAGGTGAAGATGGAGGCAGGCGGCGCCGAGCGGGATGACCGGCCCGTGCTGCGGCCCAGGCCTGAGGCTGCCTCCGCCCCCACGCGGGGCTCCACCTTCCTCAACGCCAGCGAGGTGAAGGCCACCATCAAGGTGGAGGTGCAGGCCAGGGAGGAGCCCGTGGACATGAGCACCACCCGAAG TGATGTTAAAAAAGAGAAGCGGCCTCTGTCGCCAGACGACGTCATTGTCCTCTCTGACAACGAGCCGTCCAGCCCGCAGATGAATGGCGCGGGCCACTTTAAAGAGCTTGACACGGACCTGCTCATG aagagCAGtcctgaggagagagagcgcatcATTAAACAGCTGAAGGAGGAGCTGAGGTTGGAGGAAGCCAAGCTGGTGCTGCTGAAGAAACTCCGCCAGAGCCAGATACACAAAGACACCAGCGCACaaaag ACGTTGGGTTCAGGCTGTGTggccacacctcctcctctggtGCGGGGCACAGTGTCCAGCAAAGGAGCGCAGCCT GTTCTGGCGGGACGCAGCTCGGGGACAGTGATCCCGCCTCCTCTGGTGCGTGGGGGCCAGGTGTCCAAACACGGCTCTCAGAACTCTCAAATCATCATGCCGCCACTCGTGAGAGGAGCCCAG CCCATCTCGGTGACGCCCCAGCAGATTGCCAGCCTgcggcagcagcagcaacagcagtaCTCGGGGTCGGGGCCACCACCCCTGCTTCTGGCTCCCCGCGCCGCTGTGCCCGCTGCCGCACACGCCCAGAAGCTCATCCAGCCGGGCATCATCCGCGTGGCCAACGTGCCCAGCGCCAACCTGCTCGTGAACGTCAGTCAG TCCACCGCCACCAACCTCAAGACGTCCCTGGGTAGCACGCAGGGGGGCGCGTCCAGCGCCGGAGACTCCCCGGCCAGCCGCCAGGCGGCCGCCAAGCTGGCCCTGCGGAAGCAGCTGGAGAAGACCCTGCTGGAGATCCCGCCCCCAAAGCCACCTGCCCCCGAGCTCAACTTCCTGCCCTCGGCTGCCAACAACGAATTCATCTACCTGGTGGGGCTGGAAGAGGTGGTGCAGTGCCTGCTGGATGCGCTGGGCAGAG gcaagCAGGGAGGCTCTCAGCCCACCACTGCCCTGGACCCTTTCACCTGCTCCCAGTGCCAGACCGACTTCACCTGCCGCTGGCGGAAAGAAAAGGGCGGCGCCATCATGTGCGAGCAGTGCATGTCTACCAATCAGAAGAAGGCGCTGAAGGCCGAGCACACCAATCGGCTGAAGGCGGCCTTCGTCAAGGCCCTGCAGCAAGAGCAGGAGATCGAGCAGCGCATTCTGCAGCAGGCGTCCTCGCCCCTCCCCCATTCCCCTtccacatcctcctcctcctcctcctcctcggcccACGCGGCCAAAGCCGAGTCACAGGTGATCCTCTCCCAGCACATGAAGCAGCGGCCTGCCACCTCGCTCCAGACTCAGCAGCCCACTAGATCCAGCCAGCCAATCGGACGCCACCATTCCAGTATCTCACAG AGTTCGTCTCAGCTGTCTCGCAGCGTTCAGCAGACGGTGGGCGCCCTGCGCGGCGTCCCGCACGCCTTCTCCCCATCGTCTCAGCTCCAGAATGCCGTGGCCGCCGCCGCGCTGGTCAGCAGGCCAG GTGTGACTATGGCCTACGTgaaccccagtctgtctgtgcacAAGACGTCGTCCTCGGCTGTGGAGCGTCAGAGAGAGTACCTTTTAGACATGATTCCCTCCAGATCCATCTCCCAGACCGCAAACACATGGAAATAA